In Erigeron canadensis isolate Cc75 chromosome 6, C_canadensis_v1, whole genome shotgun sequence, the following are encoded in one genomic region:
- the LOC122605567 gene encoding uncharacterized protein LOC122605567 — MKGSRTTTPTKLLTFAEKCKNILASNWQGTLNTVKADSTGSKEEIYSSKVKYFVKRGRPYIWVPENDLHNVNTVIDERGSFAVTSPLPGSLASLLQALKKPPNRIALVGEVVPLSDNKIKSAAETLREMIISEGEAIREFSYSVSSILSSSNFTSTSRAENLQEFLNEDLQYRIYKFNPSSITYIESKGSSHEMDMKDMEESKADPLSLFSASLIDGINQSEVRRRALMIFCATYLNKNVKDALVLSIDRKGLDLLGKVMGPMMDDGSREVQWKEMRLQLAEEARDVETFCKRLVEMEEEAIKNVSAFSGLPLDANEM; from the exons ATGAAGGGCAGCAGAACTACTACTCCTACTAAGCTCTTAACATTTGCCGAAAAATGCAAG aacATATTAGCATCAAATTGGCAAGGTACTCTAAATACAGTTAAAGCTGATTCTACAGGAAG CAAGGAAGAAATCTACAGTTCAAAAGTCAAATACTTTGTCAAGAGAGGAAGGCCGTACATTTGGGTACCAGAAAATGACTTGCATAATGTG aATACAGTTATAGATGAACGTGGTTCATTTGCTGTCACAAGTCCCTTACCAGGTTCCCTTGCAAGTTTGCTCCAAGCATTAAAGAAG CCCCCCAATCGGATTGCTCTTGTCGGTGAAGTTGTGCCGCTTAGTGATAATAAG ATCAAGTCAGCAGCAGAAACCCTGCGAGAGATGATAATATCAGAAGGGGAGGCAATAAGGGAGTTTAGTTACTCAGTTTCTAGTATATTAAGTTCATCTAATTTCACATCTACATCTCGTGCCGAAAACCTTCAAGAGTTTTTGAATGAAGATCTACAATATAGGATATACAAGTTTAATCCAAG CTCAATCACTTACATAGAAAGCAAGGGAAGCAGCCATGAAATGGATATGAAGGATATGGAAGAATCAAAGGCTGATCCCTTGT CTCTTTTTTCTGCAAGCTTGATTGATGGCATTAATCAAAGTGAAGTCAGACGTCGAGCCCTGATGATTTTTTGTGCTACATACTTGAATAAGAATGTTAAG GATGCCCTGGTGCTTTCGATAGATCGGAAAGGGCTTGATTTGCTGGGGAAGGTTATGGGACCCATGATGGACGATGGGTCTCGTGAAGTCCAATGGAAAGAGATGCGATTGCAGCTTGCGGAAGAAGCTCGTGATGTTGAGACGTTCTGCAAACGACTTGTTGAGATGGAAGAGGAAGCAATTAAGAATGTTTCAGCATTCAGTGGCCTACCATTAGATGCTAATGAAATGTAA
- the LOC122606089 gene encoding uncharacterized protein LOC122606089, producing the protein MDYERTVTLHIDRFRNCDTWIGRVATKLREMGGVKMLVMDYARAYFTISTARHPEDIRATLERTFQTNVIIVSENQTSSPPPNLVPTSFNSNLHGSVINQNPNSLSSVSYGAINADLITAVLDTYKPEELVILQSTTFKYPIPNNNVNRRNSSLASTHHDYNSQGSGGIRIRNDDGYVPPPRPSSYTQTAQPYAPPIHMAQGQDYPWLYDYHGVSTNPRDDHDDPACCCTII; encoded by the coding sequence ATGGACTATGAAAGAACCGTTACTCTTCACATTGATCGTTTTCGTAATTGTGACACATGGATAGGACGTGTCGCAACCAAGCTGCGTGAAATGGGTGGAGTGAAAATGCTAGTGATGGATTATGCGAGAGCATATTTCACCATCTCTACCGCCCGACATCCTGAAGACATCAGAGCCACTCTCGAGCGTACGTTTCAGACTAATGTTATCATTGTATCAGAAAATCAAACCAGCAGCCCACCTCCAAATTTAGTGCCAACCAGCTTTAACAGCAACCTACATGGTTCGGTGATCAATCAAAATCCTAATTCGTTGTCTAGTGTTAGTTATGGCGCTATAAATGCTGATCTAATTACAGCTGTCTTGGACACCTACAAGCCTGAGGAATTGGTCATACTACAGTCGACTACATTCAAGTACCCCATTCCCAACAACAATGTGAATCGACGTAATTCTAGCTTAGCATCTACTCATCATGACTATAATAGTCAAGGGTCAGGTGGTATTCGTATCAGAAATGATGATGGGTATGTTCCTCCACCACGACCCTCATCATATACACAAACCGCTCAGCCATATGCACCACCTATCCACATGGCTCAAGGGCAAGACTATCCGTGGTTGTATGACTATCATGGCGTCTCTACAAATCCTAGGGATGACCATGATGATCCAGCATGCTGTTGCACCATTATTTGA